The Eptesicus fuscus isolate TK198812 chromosome 17, DD_ASM_mEF_20220401, whole genome shotgun sequence genome has a window encoding:
- the NODAL gene encoding nodal homolog, producing MHAHRLPFVLLHVWRALLLAGAASVASVPLHTRGQPSSPSPLAYMLSLYRDPPQADIIRSLQAQDVEVDGQNWTFAFDFSFLSQKEDLEWAELRLQLASPVDLAPGVPLSIEIFHQPKLEADRDPAGCPERLRMELFTVSLSQVTFSSGSMVLEVTGPLSTWLEHPGKLGEQKSSLAGECRPRPPTPAAANVLLLLYSNLPPEQRRLGGSTLLWEAESSWRAQEGQLFQERGRRHPRHHLPDRSQLCRKVKFQVDFNLIGWGAWIIYPKQYNAYRCEGECPNPVGEEFHPTNHAYIQSLLKRYQPHRVPSTCCAPVKTRPLSMLYVDNGRVLLDHHKDMIVEECGCL from the exons ATGCACGCCCACCGGCTCCCCTTCGTCCTCCTGCACGTCTGGAGGGCCCTGCTCCTGGCCGGCGCCGCCTCGGTAGCCTCGGTGCCCCTCCACACGCGGGGGCAGCCCTCGTCGCCGTCCCCTCTGGCGTATATGCTGAGCCTGTACCGCGACCCGCCCCAGGCGGACATCATCCGCAGTCTGCAGGCGCAAG ATGTGGAGGTGGATGGGCAGAACTGGACCTTTGCTTTTGACTTCTCCTTCCTGAGCCAAAAGGAGGACCTGGAGTGGGCTGAGCTCCGGCTGCAGCTGGCCAGCCCAGTGGACCTTGCCCCCGGCGTCCCACTCTCCATCGAGATTTTCCACCAGCCGAAGCTGGAGGCAGATCGGGACCCCGCCGGCTGCCCAGAACGTCTCCGGATGGAACTGTTTACCGTTTCTCTGTCCCAGGTTACCTTTTCCTCTGGCAGCATGGTCCTGGAGGTGACCGGGCCACTCTCCACGTGGCTGGAGcaccctgggaagctgggggagcAGAAGTCCAGTTTGGCCGGAGAATGCCGGCCGCGGCCTCCCACGCCGGCCGCCGCCAATGTGCTCCTCCTGCTCTACTCCAACCTCCCTCCCGAGCAGAGGAGGCTGGGTGGCTCCACCTTGCTGTGGGAGGCGGAGAGCTCCTGGCGGGCCCAGGAGGGACAGCTCTTCCAGGAAAGGGGCAGGAGGCACCCGAGACATCACTTGCCGGACAGAAGCCAGTTGTGTCGGAAGGTCAAGTTCCAGGTGGACTTCAACCTGATTGGATGGGGCGCCTGGATCATCTACCCCAAGCAGTACAATGCCTATCGCTGTGAGGGCGAGTGTCCCAACCCTGTCGGGGAGGAGTTCCATCCCACCAACCACGCATACATCCAG aGTCTGCTGAAACGGTACCAGCCCCACCGCGTCCCTTCCACCTGCTGTGCCCCAGTGAAGACCAGGCCATTGAGCATGCTGTATGTGGACAATGGCAGAGTCCTTCTAGACCATCATAAAGACATGATCGTGGAAGAGTGTGGGTGCCTTTGA